In the genome of Thiorhodovibrio winogradskyi, the window GGCCTGAGAATCTGCTCCCCACGGCGATACCCGCCGCGCACCACCGCCAGAATAGTCCCTTCTTCCACCTCGTCCGTCGCCTGGGTCTCGATCACCTTGCAGCGCCCGATTTCGGCGCGGCCAGCGGGAAACTCGAGCTGTTTGATACCCTGTGCTTCCAACAGTCGCCTGAGCTTGCGTTGAATGGCTCCAAAACTGTTGAAGGCGCGTTTGGTCGACTTATCGAGGGAATCCTGGTTCAGCTTGTTGAACAGATTTTCAAAAGCGTCCAGCGCCCTCACCACCAGCTCCAAGAAAAAATCGTTCTCCTTATCCTGGGCCTCGCGATCCTGGGCCTCGCGCTTGTGGGCTTCCAGCTCGGTCCCCAAGCCGATCATGGCTCGCTGGAGCTCGATCAGCTTGTTTCTAAGGTGCTCTTTTATCGCTGACACTCAACAGAGCCGCTCAGCAGAGCCGCTCAAGCCGCGGCAGGTTGTTCTCGATCTTCGACTCGGACTCCCCGATCAGCTCGGACAAGCGACCGCAAGCATCGAGGCTATGCTCGAATTCGGCGACGGCGCGTGCCAAGGAGTTGAGTTTTTAGCTGAAGGAAAGTTGCGTGAGCCGGAACATGACAAATCTGGTCAAATTGAACTACCTAGATTATCCCGTCAATTGGAAAACAGATCGCCGAGGATTTCATGCCCATGGCATCAGCGGGTTTTAGTCAACTCGCGCGCGCCAAGTGGCAGACTGACGGAGACTCCAAGGCCGCCAAGCTCAGAGCGTCCAATATGCAAATCGCCGCAATACAGCTGAAGGATCTCGCGCACGATCGACAGTCCCAATCCGTGGCCTTCGGTGCGCTCGTCAAGGCGTGAACCACGCGCGAGAATCTTGCTCAGTGCTGGTTGGGGACAACCTGGGCCATCGTCCTCGACCTGAATCCGACAGACTCCATCCTTGACTCCCAGCATGATCCGTACCCAGCTTCGTCCCCATTTGCAGGCGTTGTCGAGCAGATTGCCTAGAAGTTCGAGCATGTCTTCGCGGTCGAAGGGGAGTGGATCGGGGTGGGTGGTTGTCCAGTCGATGCGCAGATCCTTGTCTGCGTAGATCTGGCGCAGCAGTCGGATCAGCGGGCCGAGCTCGGCATCGGCGTCGAACCAGGCACCGGCGGCCGGCGCGCCGGACAGGCGGGCGCGGCGCAACTCGCGCTCGAGCAGCTTTTCGATCTGTGCGCATTGAGCGCGTGCGCTGTCCCTATCCAAGACCGTGGCTGTATCGGATTCCAGTGCGCGCAGGAGCACCGCCAGTGGTCCCTTGAGCGCATGGGCCAGATTTCCAGCGGCCTGGCGCGAGCGCATCAGGCGCGCGGACTGCACGGCGAGCAGACCGTTGAACTTGCGGACCAGCGGCAGGAATTCCCGGGGCACGGATTCGGTCAGCTGTCCAGTGGCGCCGGCTTCGAGACGGTCGATGTCGCGGTAGAGGGGCGCCAGCAGGGCGAACACGTGCTTGAGTATCCAACCTTGAATCAGCAGCATGCCGAAAAAACCCAAGAGCGCGAGTAGCGCTACTGTGTGCTCAAAGCCACGAATCTCGCCCATAATCGGGCGCACGTCCTCCGCCAGGGTTAGGGTGAATTCCTGGCCATTGCGGCGGTAGCCCGCGCTCCATACCAGCAATTCTTGGCCATCCGGTCCGGGTTGCGTCCAGCTGGTCCGCTCTCCGACTGGCAGCAGCGGTGCTGTCAGGTTGAAATCCCACACTGAGCGCGAACGCCAGGCGATGCTGCTTGGTGTGCGCAGCAATTGATAATGGCCTGAGTAAGGACGCCTGGTGACAGGCGGGAGATGGCGCTCGGCAACGCGTGGCTGGCCGTCTTGGAGGAAGCGCAGATTTGCGAGCAGGGTGTCGGCATCGTGCTCGAGTCGGCTGAGCACCAGGGCATCGGCGCTGCGATGCAGGGCGGCATGGCCGAGCCACCAGGCACCCAGGATCAGCAACAGCAGACTGAGCGACAGGCCGAGATTCAGGCGGCGTTCGAGCGAGGTCATTGGTTGGAAGGGGCATCGGCAGCCGCGTCCGACACTGGCCCAAAGCGGTACCCCTGCCCGCGTTGGGTGCGAATGAAACCGGCACCGATTTTTTCGCGCAGGCGCCGCACATAGACCTCGATCAAGTTGCTGCCGCGTTCGTTGTGCTGATCGTAGAGATGGTCGGTCAGTTGCTCCTTGGCGAGCAGTTTGCCGGCGTGGCACATGAAATACCGCAGCAGGCGAAACTCCATGCCGGTCAGCGCGACAATGGTGCCATCGGCAAGGGCCACCTCTTGGCGGTCCTCGTCCAGGGTCAGGCCGGCAACGCTGAGCCGCGCTTGCATCTGTCCGGCCGTGCGCCGCAGGAGCGCTTGCAGGCGGGCGAGCAGTTCCTCGGTGTGAAACGGCTTGCCGAGATAATCATCGGCTCCCGCCTTGAGCCCGTCGACCCGTTCATGCCAAGCATTGCGCGCGGTCAGGATGAGCACGGGAGTTGTTAGCCTCTGTTTGCGCCAGTCGCGAAGCAGCTCGAGTCCGGGGCGACCGGGTAGACCGAGATCGAGCACGATGGCGTCATATTCGGTAAATAAGGGGGCCGGCTGCGCCTCGAGTCCGTCGTGGAGTAGGTCGATGGCGAAACCGGCGCGCATGAGCGCCTTGGCCAAGAGATCGGCCAGGGCAGTATCGTCTTCGACCAGCAGCAGGCGCATGGGTTAGAGCCGGGCTCAGAGCCAGCCCTGACGGGAGGGTCCAGAGGCTGTGGAGGTGAGATCCTGTCGCTTCGAGTCGAGGAAAAAAGCCCATGGGGCCAGCGAGAGAGCCGACTGTATGAGGCCGTGACCGCTGCTATTGCGCGCTGACGGGCTAATCATGCTCGTGCTCCAGCTCTAGCTCCAGGAGTTCGCCAGTGAGGGCATCGAATTCAAGCTCCCAGAGTTCACCGTCAGCGCCGAGCATCAGGAGCTCATAGATGGTAATGCCCTGCTCGGGTTCCCAGTCCAGCTCTGCTTCGATGAGTATCCCGGGTTTGCGCTTGCGCGCCTCCGTGATCAGCTGTTCCAGGGGCAGGATGCGACCCTGCTCGGTCAGGGTTCGGACTTGTTCGGCGTCTTCCGATGCAAGAGCCAAGGCGGCCATCAGCAGCAAGGACGTCCCACCAGTCCAGCGCAGCAAGCGGTGCGTTAGCCTTCGCTTCAGTGTCTTATTCATATTGTGTTTATAGTAGCGCATGAGTCTTAGAGTCAGTCTGGTGCATTGAGGCAGGTTGAGGCATCGCCTTGGTGCGGATAATTACAAACGAATCATGACGGATGGTTTGGCCATTGCGACAGGCCTACAGCCTGATTTTGGCGGCGATATCGCGATGAAGAAGCTACGAGGACTTAGGGTAGCGCTGTTTGCAAACCATTGTCATGCCAACCCATGTCGGAGCATCTGCTGCAACGCCTGCTGATCTTGGCAGGCGGCCAATGCTTATGGCATTCGCCAGCGGGTGCGGCACTTGAAGATTAGGTGACTATGGCCTGCGGCGCGGGGTGAAGAAACGGACGCGGCGTTCAGTTTGAATTCAGCCCGGCAGGCTAATCTCTCCGCACATTGCGCCTGCTTAGCACGCTTATCCACCCTGATCAGTGTTCCAGGAGAGATTGACCATGACCCGCCTGCTTCCATCATTGACCGTACCCTTGCCCCATATTATCCACGGTTTGAGCTTGCTCGTATTGCTTGCGCCCGTTGCGGTGGTTTCAGCCGCCGAAGTGCGCGATTCCCGACCCGTGCTCGAGGTAAGGGACTCGCAGCGGGTGCATCTGTCCGCTGTCCGTCTGAGCCAGGACAATGACCAGCTGACGCTGCGCGGGCGCGCCTCCCGGCCCATCGCCCGGCGCGGCTTCATTCCCGGTGCCGTTCAGGTGAGTCTGCACGATCCCTCGGGCCAGACCCTGGCAACGCGCACAATCCGGCCCATGCGGCCCAATCGCCAGGCGCGTTTCAGTGACTTTTTCGTCCAGCTTCCCAAGCCAGATCCGATGCCCACCGGCACCCAGGTGAGGGTCGTGGCAGTGCCTGTCCCTTCTCATTGAATGCGATGATCGGGTGATAAAACCAATCACCGCGGTCCGCCGGTTCCCGATCTGGGCTCTGATCTAAGTCCTGACTGGAATTTGACCACTCGCGTCTTTCACTGGCTGTTGGCGCTGGGCTAGTGCTCGGGCGTTGACCTCGACTGTAATGTGAATCAATTCCGCGTGGATTGAAAGTGCCTGGCGCCCCCGCTCTGGCGTGACGGCGTCCGCCGTCACCAAGGACATCCATTATTGCCCGTCACAATACGGCAGCGAAGCAGGCTGGGATGGGGGCTGCTTGCGCTGGTGGCGTGCAAGCATCGGCTCGAGTCCTTGCCTTGGCCAAAACCGAGGCTCGCCGATTTCCTTCAGACAGGATGCATTCCAATAGAGCCCCAACCGAGACAAGGATTGGCCGGCCGCGACCGCTCGCGCGACGGCCTCGATGTCGGCGGCCTCGGGATAGATGTACAAGCTGGTCGGCTGCTGTTGCGTGATACTGACGATTTCCCGCGCGCCCCGTGGTGACCAGCTGGTGCAGCCGCTGCTGCGGCCCGAGGAGTAGTCCACCAGCTCTCCGAGCGGAACATAACCGCTTGCATTGGCATGGGGGCTGCTCGGGTCGCGCAACAGGCAGGCGCCCTTGATCAAGACCGCCGCATGTCCCCCGATCGCGCGCTGCTCGGCGTTCGCGGTTTCGCCTTCGCCCGCGAAAGGAATGAAGGGACGCACCAGCGCCGCCTTCCGCCCCGAGGAAGCCTGGTAATACCCTTTAAAGGAGGTTCTTGTCTCATCGGTCACATAGACCCCTCCGGCGGTCAGCCTGGAGCCCAAGGCATTGCTAAAATGCTTCGCGCAGCGTCTGCCGTTTCTGAAGTCCGCCATGCCGTCCAGGGTGCGACCGCCGCCGTGACCCGAGGAGATGGCACGAAATGACCGCTCGGACTCGCAGATGATGTAAAAGCGCCGCCCCTGTCCGCCATCCTCCGATCCGTGTGGACGGGTCGCGTCCATGGCGAAGTAGCAGGGATTGCGCACGGCTCTGGCGGCGACCTTGCGCTGATAGAGCGCGCGCGCCCGGTGCAAGACCAAGGGTGCGATTTGATCCTCGCCCTCGCCGACATGGGCCCGCAGCCAGCCAGGAAGATCCCTGGACTGCTCCGCGGTGAAGGATTGTGCCGACGCTGGAAAGGCGAGGGTGCCAATCAAGAGGCTGACAAGGGTCATCAGGCCAAATCTACTGTGCATCGATCAATCCTCTTGCCACCAAGCGTTGCAATCAGTCCTGGGGTTGGTCCGCGTTTGACGCAGCTGCTTGGCGCTTGCGCTGGCGGTTTCGACGTTTCGATCACTGCCAAGCATGACGCTTCACCTATTGTCCAGGTTGAAATTGGCTGCCTTGCTTCCCAGCAATTCCAAATTTCGTTGTTTCATCTGGTGTAGAAGCGGCTTCCAGCGGCTTCATGACGCACCAAGATGGCGCGTCTACTAAGAACCGGGACAACAACCGGGAGCTGGAAAACGAAATTTGGAATTGCTGCTTGCTTCCAGAGCGCATGATGAGCATGTGGTAACCTAGTTACAATCCATGGAGAAGCTGCCATGACCGCTACAAGGATCTCCAGCCGAGAGCTTAATCAAGATCTTGGCCGCGCGAAACGAGCAGTCAAGGCAGGCTCGGTCGATCTGCTGCGGGAAAGGCGATATCTGTGCCATTCGCTGATGGGTTCAAGCTGGCGCCCGCGACGTCTCCCGGCTGGATCAGGGGCGAAAGTCGCTAGCAATTAGGTGGTTGTATTCCACGGCGTCTGCTCGAATCGAGGTGAACCCCACCGGAAACCTTAAGGGGCGGACCCTGGGATGTGGCGTTGCAGAGGCTGGATGAAGGCCTATAATTTAGGCTGCTTCCC includes:
- a CDS encoding nucleotide exchange factor GrpE; this encodes MIGLGTELEAHKREAQDREAQDKENDFFLELVVRALDAFENLFNKLNQDSLDKSTKRAFNSFGAIQRKLRRLLEAQGIKQLEFPAGRAEIGRCKVIETQATDEVEEGTILAVVRGGYRRGEQILRPAEVITASRGQAPAAFPKSDGPDANGTKALDRG
- a CDS encoding PepSY domain-containing protein, yielding MLRWTGGTSLLLMAALALASEDAEQVRTLTEQGRILPLEQLITEARKRKPGILIEAELDWEPEQGITIYELLMLGADGELWELEFDALTGELLELELEHEHD
- a CDS encoding sensor histidine kinase, translated to MTSLERRLNLGLSLSLLLLILGAWWLGHAALHRSADALVLSRLEHDADTLLANLRFLQDGQPRVAERHLPPVTRRPYSGHYQLLRTPSSIAWRSRSVWDFNLTAPLLPVGERTSWTQPGPDGQELLVWSAGYRRNGQEFTLTLAEDVRPIMGEIRGFEHTVALLALLGFFGMLLIQGWILKHVFALLAPLYRDIDRLEAGATGQLTESVPREFLPLVRKFNGLLAVQSARLMRSRQAAGNLAHALKGPLAVLLRALESDTATVLDRDSARAQCAQIEKLLERELRRARLSGAPAAGAWFDADAELGPLIRLLRQIYADKDLRIDWTTTHPDPLPFDREDMLELLGNLLDNACKWGRSWVRIMLGVKDGVCRIQVEDDGPGCPQPALSKILARGSRLDERTEGHGLGLSIVREILQLYCGDLHIGRSELGGLGVSVSLPLGARELTKTR
- a CDS encoding response regulator transcription factor; the encoded protein is MRLLLVEDDTALADLLAKALMRAGFAIDLLHDGLEAQPAPLFTEYDAIVLDLGLPGRPGLELLRDWRKQRLTTPVLILTARNAWHERVDGLKAGADDYLGKPFHTEELLARLQALLRRTAGQMQARLSVAGLTLDEDRQEVALADGTIVALTGMEFRLLRYFMCHAGKLLAKEQLTDHLYDQHNERGSNLIEVYVRRLREKIGAGFIRTQRGQGYRFGPVSDAAADAPSNQ